From a single Okeanomitos corallinicola TIOX110 genomic region:
- a CDS encoding ADP-ribosylglycohydrolase family protein has protein sequence MLGAITGDIIGSIYEFNNIKTKEFPLFDDRCHFTDDTLLTLAVAEVILNADEFPDQTKYIDQFQYIQQFKSYYSEYSSVGYDADFIAWATSSSIEPYKSASNGAAMRVSPVASAFDNLSIVLEEAKRSAEVTHNHPEGIKGAQATAAAIFLARTGYDKNTIKSYIQKTFSYNLEPTLEQIRPTYKLDFSCPGSVPQAIMAFLESTDFEDAIRNAISLGGDSDTIACIAGAIAEPFYGGVPEYIAEWVFTKLDDHLWTLTDKFMTQYYA, from the coding sequence ATGTTAGGAGCGATCACAGGTGATATTATTGGCTCAATTTACGAGTTTAATAATATAAAAACTAAGGAATTTCCCTTATTTGACGATAGATGTCATTTTACAGATGATACACTACTCACCCTCGCAGTAGCAGAAGTCATTCTCAACGCAGATGAATTCCCGGATCAAACAAAATATATCGATCAATTCCAATATATTCAACAATTCAAATCCTACTATAGTGAATATTCTTCTGTTGGGTATGATGCCGATTTTATAGCATGGGCAACCTCTAGTAGTATAGAACCATACAAAAGTGCTAGTAATGGTGCAGCGATGAGAGTCAGTCCAGTCGCGTCTGCTTTTGACAATCTCAGTATCGTCTTAGAAGAAGCTAAACGTAGTGCAGAAGTTACTCACAATCATCCAGAAGGAATTAAAGGCGCACAAGCAACAGCCGCTGCTATTTTTTTAGCCCGTACAGGTTATGATAAAAATACTATCAAATCATACATCCAGAAAACTTTTAGTTACAACCTAGAGCCAACTTTAGAACAAATTCGACCTACTTACAAATTAGATTTTTCCTGTCCAGGTTCTGTTCCCCAGGCTATTATGGCATTTCTAGAATCAACTGATTTTGAAGATGCCATTCGGAATGCTATTTCTTTAGGTGGAGATAGTGATACCATTGCCTGTATTGCAGGTGCTATAGCTGAACCATTTTATGGTGGTGTTCCCGAATATATTGCTGAGTGGGTATTTACAAAATTAGACGATCATCTTTGGACTCTCACTGATAAGTTCATGACTCAATATTATGCCTAA
- a CDS encoding Uma2 family endonuclease gives MSIYKDFESPKNQPVAEEPPLDFELPRDVIFPDKKLPNEQPQLENISHLRQIILLLQCLELWWGDRNDFYAAGNLTINYSNRQPKPEKFPAPDFFVVRNVERKPRQSWVVWQEDGKYPHIIIELTTDKSSAIDQEFKKQIYQDTFRTPEYFLLDPNNLELTGFILVGGIYQPIEANSHGWLWSQQLNLYLGIHEHQLRYFTDEGLIILTPEEFAKQEKQKSERFAAKLRELGIDPDTI, from the coding sequence ATGTCTATATACAAAGATTTTGAATCTCCAAAAAATCAACCAGTTGCAGAAGAACCACCATTAGATTTTGAATTACCCAGGGATGTCATCTTTCCTGATAAAAAATTACCTAATGAACAGCCACAGTTAGAAAATATTTCCCATTTGCGGCAAATAATTTTACTATTACAATGTTTAGAATTATGGTGGGGTGATAGAAATGATTTTTATGCTGCTGGTAATTTAACAATTAACTACAGCAACCGTCAGCCAAAACCAGAAAAATTTCCCGCCCCAGATTTTTTTGTAGTCCGAAATGTAGAGCGCAAACCCCGTCAAAGTTGGGTAGTTTGGCAAGAAGATGGTAAATACCCACATATTATTATTGAATTAACTACAGATAAAAGTTCAGCCATTGATCAAGAATTTAAAAAACAAATTTACCAAGATACTTTTCGTACTCCTGAATATTTTTTGCTTGATCCTAATAACTTAGAGTTGACTGGGTTTATTTTAGTAGGAGGAATTTATCAACCAATAGAAGCTAATAGTCATGGTTGGTTATGGAGTCAGCAGCTAAATTTATATTTAGGTATTCATGAACATCAACTACGCTATTTTACCGATGAAGGATTGATAATTCTTACCCCAGAAGAATTTGCTAAACAAGAAAAACAAAAATCTGAACGTTTCGCTGCTAAACTGCGGGAATTGGGAATTGATCCAGATACAATTTAG